The genomic segment ATCCTCAACTAAGAGACCCTCGTCTGCCCGATCCTGCCCACTTCAAGCATTTATCACCGTTGAGTCGTCCCCGCCCCCTCCACTTGCGTTGTGTTTCTTGGCAGTAGGGCCCACAGTTACGCCTCTTCCAAAGCCCTGGTGCAGCCCCGCGCGGCGCCGGGCCGGGACGGGCAGGGCTCAACACGGAAGGTTGAAAAGAGGCGTGACCGTAAAGGGAACGGGCCGAAGAGCGGCTAAGagttatgttttttgtttttttggccgcgccgcgaggcttgcggaatcttagttcccagaccaggtacTGATCCctaccctcggcagtgaaagcgcggagtcctaacccctggatcTCCAAGAGACCGAATTCCTTGCAGAGTTTGGGGACAGCAGCGACCCCCCAGCGGGCAGCCGGGCCGCAGAGGACAGACTATAGGAAAGGAAGGCGGCGGCGCGTCTGGGGGCCTCGGGGTAGGTGAGCTGGAGCCCTCTGCCCATCACGTGAAGCACAAAATCCTACTGAAAACAGATCTAATTGGGGCTGCCCCAGTCTTCCTGGACCCCCCCCGGTCTTGTCTCACCTGCTTACCTAGCTTGACCAGCCCCACAATCTTCGGAATCGGTGCCATCGCCGTCAACAGTGACCCGAAAGTGAAAGTGGCATTCGACACCGGCCGAAGGGCAGAGTAGGACAGAGTAGGCAGCCATCTTTGTTGGGGGCAGAAGCCTCCGCTTACGGAGCGCGAGAGAGTGCATGACGGTCCCGGCGGCTCCCGGGCCGGAGACGACGGCTCCGGGGATGGGGCGGAGCCCCGGCTACGGCAGGCGTTGGGCAGTACGGGGAGGTGGGAATCGTTAGCTTCGTTCCGGACAAGCTGTCCCATGGCCCAAGCGTCTCGCTCTGGTGGCCTTCTGCCTCCGCTGGCTACCGTGCCGCCGTTACGGGCGCAGGCCGGGGGCGCTGAGGAGGAGCAGTGGCAGAGAAAGCGGGCAGGCGCTCTCCGCCGGGACGTTCGTGGCTGGCTGCGGCTGCCGGTTGCCCGAAGCATCCCCTGCCTGGACCCACGGCCCGGCGGAGCTCCGAGAGGGCAGCCGTGGTGTGCGGTGCCGGCGGACGCAGGAGAGCACCGTGAGGCTGGCGCTGTGGACTGGGGGCGGGAGCCGGCAGCTGGCGGCCCGACCCCTCCAGCGCTGCAGCGTCTCCGGGCGGTGTTGCTTCGGCTGCACCACGAGCGGCAGGAGCTCCTCCACGCACAGGACTGCGCCCGCCACCTACAGGCGACCGTGCGCCTCCTGAGGATCCTGAGTCCCGGCGCTCCATCCCCCAGCCACTTGCCTCAGCTGTGCAGCGACCTGTTGGGGCACTCTTCCGGAGGCGCGGTCCTGCGAAACGGCCTTCAGGAGACACCCGAGCCGCTACTCCTGGCACGATCCGTCGGACTAGCCGCCCAGCGCCTGGATGCTACTATCGAGATGCAGCTTCGGGCTCTGGGCCAGGCGCCCGCCAGCCCGGGCCTATCGTCCCAAATCGCCGACCTGCTGCTGGCACTTCCCGCCTACCACCAGCTGCAGGGAAAAGCCTTGAGCTACGTTCCAGGGGCAGCGCGCCCTTATCCCCCGGCCCGTGTGCTCCGCCTCCTGACGGGGGAGCGGGGTTGCCAGGTGGCAGGTTGGCTGGATGAGGCGCTCAGGGGATCTGACTTGAGGGACCAGCTCCGCAGGCGGTGCCAAGAGGAGCGGGAGCTGCTGCCAGGGCTACTGGGCCTGATGGGGGGCGTGACGGGTTCAGCCAGCAGTGGACTGGGGCTTGGAGGGGCTGGGGCCCTGTGGAGCCAGTACTGGACCATGCTGTGGGCAGCCTGTGCTCAGAGTCTGGACCTAAGTCTAGGACCCTGGAGGGACCCCAGGGCAGCGGCACAACAGCTGAGTCAGGCACTGGGTCAGGGTGAGTGATGGGCCTGGGTGGGTGTTTGGGAAGGCTGGGATCTCTTCTGTATTCACCTCACTCACTTGCCACCTGACTACAAAAACAGGCTCTTTAGAATGAAcataccccaccccaccccaccccacccccggggaTTCAGGCTATAGCTTCTGGGCTTTCAAGGCAAAGTCTTGCTTTCCATGCCAGCCTTGAGTCTTGGGGGaagcctcccctcttcccccatcATTGAGTGGGGGCAGTGTTGGGCAAAGAGGGACCCTGTTTTCAGGCTCCAGTCATTTCTCccactagcatcactgcctcaggaGTGTGAGAAGGAGCTGGCTTCTTTGTGTCACAACCTAATTCATCAGTCTCTTATCTGGAGCTGGGATCAAGGTGAGAAGGAAGGGGCAATGGCAGTGACACAAGCCCCAGACTGCTCCTTCCTTATCAAACCATACCCCCTCATCTTCAGGCTTCTGCCAGGCCTTGGCATCTGCTAGTGGAAATCAGAGCAGCCTTCCCTCATCCTCTCATACCACTGAACTTTTGCAAcagctcttccctcctctcttggATGCCCTTCGAGAACCCAGGTCAGGACTGCTCCTCTGCCGGCCTCCAGGTGAGACAAGGTATTGGGGATGGGGGGATAAGAGAACAGCTGGACATCTCCTTATTCCTTAATCTGTTCTGAAGCCTGCCTCCTCCCAAAGGTGTTCTGTGGCCCTTCAGATACTctgtccctcctctccccaggtcCTGCCCCCCTTGCCCTGGGGCTCTGTACCCTGCAGACCATCTTGCTCTGGTTTTGGGGCAGAACTCAGCAGCATCTGGCAGCGTGGGCCCCAGGTTCCTTCCTGCTCCTGATCCAGAAGGATTTACCTGTGAGTAGCtagggaatggggaggggagcATCCCGGGCTGGGCTCGGATCTCACTCCCTGTTTCTGCCAAAGCCTTTATTATATGAGGCAGAAGCTTTGTCTAGCCTGGCCTCAGAGGAAAGCTTGGCCCTGGAGGTGGAGCAGCAGCTGGGCCTGGAGATCCAGAAGCTGACTGCACAGATCCAGGTAAGGAGAGCAGGAGACCTGACGGGCCAGCTTTGGGGTTGGTGGGGAGGTTGTGGTGGTGGTAGAACAACTCAGTGCTTGGAATCGCCactaaatttatcttttcttgCTCTTCACTTCTTGTCCTctctttattatggaaaatttcaaaaaaatacaaaagtagagagaagagtATAATGGACCCCCATATTCCTACCACTGAGGCTTTAATACTCGTCAACTCATGGTCAATTTTACTTCACTTATAtatcccacccccagctcccatgTCAGGCTCTCATTTTGTGATGTTAACAGCCACTGATGATTGATGATCATTGTCTATATCCGTTATTTCATTAGAGGGTGCAAGGTGGTGACATTCcaattctatcattccttcttcATTATTAGTTGGATTACTCTTATAAAGTGAAACTTGCCCTCATAAATTACTTGGTTACTTTGAGGTATAATTTGTAGAGAAACAGCAAGATAAATGattgacttttccttttatttactagTTTTTGATATGTTTCTCCTGTTTTCTAAAAGCGTAATTTGTACTTttattaaaactgaaataaagtattattttagaAGGCTTCTAATGAAAAAATAGCACTTTAATTGCCCCTCCCCAACTTCGATTTCTGATCCTTGTTCCACACTGGTAACTTCCATCCACTCTTGGctgtttcttctaatattttcttattttcttctaaatttatgAATTAAACTATTATACGTCTagcttttccccattttacacagTATCTGTTCCTACTATGGATGATGTCTCTCTGCTTTTTGTTCTCTTCCTGCCCAAATGTCTACTCGTTGCTCTGAATAGGGGCATGGCTGTAGAGTTCAGTCCCTGTCCcgctcctccttttctctctgcattCCACAGTGCCTTGGTGCTGTagaccaccccacccccccgcccccagtttaGCCCTAATCCACCATCTGCATCTGCCCGTTGGGCATTTATACCTCAATTTACTGCTGCCTCTTTCAACTCAACATGTCCCAGAACAGGCTTTTCATGAGTAGGGTGGACAGTGACGGTTGTGGGAGCTCTGGGAAGGGAAGGCCTTGGTGGACACATGGTAACAGAAGTTCCTTACAGGGTCTATGGCTGAAGCTGGTGGCTGGGCAGCCTCAGAGGAGCAGCAGGGGTTACTGGATATGGGTAGTTCATAGTTCTTGGGGGAGTACTGGCGAGATGGTCTGACCAAAgcaaaagctgtgtgtgtgtgtgtgtgtgtgtgtgtgtgtgtgtgtgtgtgtgtgtgtgtgtgtgtgtgtgtgtgtgtgtgtgtgtgtgtgtgtgtgtgtgtgtgtgtgtgtgtgtgtgtgtgtacataagcATACACTTGCCCTCGCATGTGCATCTCAAGGGTGGGGGTGGAGAATTATGAAGGAGTAGGTTGTCATCAAGTTGTGGAGGGCACTGAACACCAGCTCACAGATTTTGGACTGTATCTCATAAGTGATAGGGAGCCATTGTAAGAGCAGGAGGGGAACAGTGAAGACAGTGATAGAGTTTGATCCAGCTATAGTGGTCAGGAtagaagggaggtggggagacatAATATGAGAAGGGTCCAGCTCTTGGTAGTTGCAGTGAGAACAGAGCAAAAGGGGCAGGAACAGTGTGCTCATCATGTGAACCAAACACTGTCCAAAGCAGTTTCATGCCTTGCTTCTCTGCCTGATGACTGCACTATTGGGCATCCGCTCTGGGCATTCTACCACATACAGCACTGGGACGAAAAAGAAGAATCAGATGTGAGTTTTCTCCTCAGCAGGACTGTAATGTCCCACAGAAAAAACTGTCCCATAGTGTGACCTTGTATTTTCCGAGTGTTGAGTGCAGAATTTCCTAACAAATGTCAGTTGACGAAAGGGTAATTTCTTTGTTATATATAAGGAAGAAGGGGGTTCTGGTGTTTGGGATAAGGGAAGAAGAGTTTAGATTTAGACTTGGTGGGAGAGAGCCCATGTATCAGGAGCCACATGGGCTCTCTCCCACCAAGTCTGGCCCCTGCCAGGTCCTTTCCTCTCTTCAGGTTCTCAGGCATACAGTCACCTTTTCCTTAGACCTGCCACTACACACCCCTCTTATTGAGTTCTTCTCTTAGATGGGCTGTAGAGACTCCTCCTTTTTGCTGTCTTCTCCCCCTCCAAAAACAAAACCTATCAAACCAAAGAAACCAAACCAGCACATGGGCCTTTTCTTGCTTTGTGGGTTACAATGCTCTGGAGAAATGGAAGTGGCTATAAAGAATATTCAGTGTGAGGACATTCCAAAGGTTCCTGAATCTTAGAAAGTTATATTCATTGCTCCTGGTCTACACACAGTTCTTGCCTTCCTTTTATAGATGACAGACAGAAGATCGTacaattcccttttctttcttcagccTCTGCCTGTCTGCAGATCATGAAGACCTCTCTCTAGCATCTGCTTTTGAACACTGGCGGTGGTGAGGgtgtctccctttttttttcctattaacgTTCCTATGGAACAAAATTAACATGGAGGATTTCCATCCTCTGAACCAAGCTGAGGAGAGCAGGGTAGTCTTAGGGCAACTGTCCATAATCTTTTCTCGGTCCAGACCTCTTGGAAAATCCAATAAAAGCCATAGTATCTCTCCTCAGAAAATGCCCAAGCCCATACAATTCTGTTCTGGGGCTTTATGGATGCCAGGTTAAACACCTCAGATTTAGAAGAGCATATAACTTGACAAGTCCCTCAGAGATAAGCCCCTTTTACTTTCTCCTTATCCCCACAGCTCCTGCCTGAAGAGTCACTAAGTTTCttttttcaagaatgtcataAACGAGCCACACAGGACTTCGAACTCCACATGCCACGGGGTCGGTACTGGCGGCATCGCCTCTGTCCTGGTAAGTCCTCATGCCAGCGTTCCCTTCCAGGCTTCTCAAGGGGTAACAGTGTCCTGGCCCctccaaatcctggctccactctTCTGTCTCCATCCTGTCCTCACCTTCTGTGTCCCCTCACCCTGAAATCCTACCCTCTTCCCCCAGATGCTCCATTAGGGGCTTGATGGATCTCCCTAGCCTCATATcctgtcctttctcttctctcactcCAGAACTTCCCAGCATTCCTAGTGAGTATGCTGGGTTGGTGGTCCGCAGGGTACTGGAGCCTGTGTTGCAAGGACTGCAAGGACTGCCACAGCAAgcccaggcccctgccctcagcctgGTGCTGACTGCCATCCTGGGTGCCTGGCTTGACCACATCCTCACCCACGGGATCCGGTTcaggtggggagaaaaggaggcCGTGGCAGGGGGATGAATGGaactgaaaaaaagagaggggatggGTGGGGCAGAGCCCTTCcgagaggcaggagggtcaggggGCCACACTGTACCTTGGCCTTCAGCCTGCAGGGGGCGCTGCAGCTCAGACAAGACTTTGGAGTGGTCAGGGAGTTGCTGGAGGAGGAGCAGTGGGGCCTGTCCCCAGAACTTCGCCAGACTCTGTTCACGCTCAGCATCTTCCAGCGGCTGGATGGGGCCCTGCTGTGTCTGTTGCAGCAGCCCCTGCCCAAGACTCAAGTCCACAGGGGGCCTCCCTGTTGCTGTGAGTCACTCTCCCTCCCCAACTCCAGGCTCTCTTTGCCCCTAGCTCATAACTTTATGTGACGCATCCCCCATCCTCATCATTGATCTGGCTTCTGCGTGTgcccccctcccacacacacacacacaccgccagCCACCTGCCTTCCACTCCTGCCTTACCAGGTGCATGTAATGAGGTCCAGGCCATGGAATTGCCCAGCAGCAGCCTCAACAGCCTGGAGAGCTTGGAGCCCCCTCTTCGACCTGGAGCACTCCCAGCCCAGACAGCTCAGCTGCTAAGCACACTGTGGGGAGAAGGACCTAGTCCTGAGGCTTACCTGGTAGGAAATCAGCAGGCCTGGCTTGCCCTGAGGCAGCACCAGCATCCCCGCAGGCACTTACCTTTTCTTTCCTGCCTGAGGACCAGTTCTGAATCCTAAGGACCCTAATCAGAGCCCGTTAGaactccctgtctctgtctgAAAAAGCCCAGACAtttagaaatgcatattaaaaaagCCTAATTGGGAGCTTGGAAGAAAGCATACCTGAGAACCACAAGCTACACAGAGCTTGGACTTAGAAACCTGGAGGTCAGCATCCTTGGGAGGCTTGGGCTTAGTCCCCCATCAGTGAAGACATATCAGAGCTAGACACTAGCAGTAAGGGGCTAGATGCTGGGAGTAAGGCTTTAGGGTTGGATCccaggggaaagggaaagaggaaaagcaatAGAAAGCAGGGAGCCTAGATGCCACTTCCTCTTAACTCCCAGGAGCCAGGCTAAACACTAAAAGTTCGGGACACTACTACAAAGTTAATTCATCAGGAACCACAGAGGTGGAATAGGAATTTATACACCTGAATCAGTCCCACAGTGTATACTATATAATAGTACCCTGCACTCCCCTCCCCATCACTATTTTTAGTCATTTAAGAATATTGGGCTGTAGGACCTTCACGTGTAAGCTTCGCTACTCCAGAGTTCCATGTGTTTAATCTTAAACTACCCGAGTGGAGTTTACCCTCTGGTAGGTTTATAATCCCTGCCGTGGTGGTGCCCTCTCCTTGGAAGGGACCAGCACTTAAGACGGTATTAACGTAGATCTGG from the Globicephala melas chromosome 12, mGloMel1.2, whole genome shotgun sequence genome contains:
- the CCDC142 gene encoding coiled-coil domain-containing protein 142 isoform X1, whose amino-acid sequence is MAQASRSGGLLPPLATVPPLRAQAGGAEEEQWQRKRAGALRRDVRGWLRLPVARSIPCLDPRPGGAPRGQPWCAVPADAGEHREAGAVDWGREPAAGGPTPPALQRLRAVLLRLHHERQELLHAQDCARHLQATVRLLRILSPGAPSPSHLPQLCSDLLGHSSGGAVLRNGLQETPEPLLLARSVGLAAQRLDATIEMQLRALGQAPASPGLSSQIADLLLALPAYHQLQGKALSYVPGAARPYPPARVLRLLTGERGCQVAGWLDEALRGSDLRDQLRRRCQEERELLPGLLGLMGGVTGSASSGLGLGGAGALWSQYWTMLWAACAQSLDLSLGPWRDPRAAAQQLSQALGQASLPQECEKELASLCHNLIHQSLIWSWDQGFCQALASASGNQSSLPSSSHTTELLQQLFPPLLDALREPRSGLLLCRPPGPAPLALGLCTLQTILLWFWGRTQQHLAAWAPGSFLLLIQKDLPPLLYEAEALSSLASEESLALEVEQQLGLEIQKLTAQIQLLPEESLSFFFQECHKRATQDFELHMPRGRYWRHRLCPELPSIPSEYAGLVVRRVLEPVLQGLQGLPQQAQAPALSLVLTAILGAWLDHILTHGIRFSLQGALQLRQDFGVVRELLEEEQWGLSPELRQTLFTLSIFQRLDGALLCLLQQPLPKTQVHRGPPCCCACNEVQAMELPSSSLNSLESLEPPLRPGALPAQTAQLLSTLWGEGPSPEAYLVGNQQAWLALRQHQHPRRHLPFLSCLRTSSES
- the CCDC142 gene encoding coiled-coil domain-containing protein 142 isoform X2, which codes for MAQASRSGGLLPPLATVPPLRAQAGGAEEEQWQRKRAGALRRDVRGWLRLPVARSIPCLDPRPGGAPRGQPWCAVPADAGEHREAGAVDWGREPAAGGPTPPALQRLRAVLLRLHHERQELLHAQDCARHLQATVRLLRILSPGAPSPSHLPQLCSDLLGHSSGGAVLRNGLQETPEPLLLARSVGLAAQRLDATIEMQLRALGQAPASPGLSSQIADLLLALPAYHQLQGKALSYVPGAARPYPPARVLRLLTGERGCQVAGWLDEALRGSDLRDQLRRRCQEERELLPGLLGLMGGVTGSASSGLGLGGAGALWSQYWTMLWAACAQSLDLSLGPWRDPRAAAQQLSQALGQGFCQALASASGNQSSLPSSSHTTELLQQLFPPLLDALREPRSGLLLCRPPGPAPLALGLCTLQTILLWFWGRTQQHLAAWAPGSFLLLIQKDLPPLLYEAEALSSLASEESLALEVEQQLGLEIQKLTAQIQLLPEESLSFFFQECHKRATQDFELHMPRGRYWRHRLCPELPSIPSEYAGLVVRRVLEPVLQGLQGLPQQAQAPALSLVLTAILGAWLDHILTHGIRFSLQGALQLRQDFGVVRELLEEEQWGLSPELRQTLFTLSIFQRLDGALLCLLQQPLPKTQVHRGPPCCCACNEVQAMELPSSSLNSLESLEPPLRPGALPAQTAQLLSTLWGEGPSPEAYLVGNQQAWLALRQHQHPRRHLPFLSCLRTSSES